In Streptomyces nodosus, one DNA window encodes the following:
- a CDS encoding LysR family transcriptional regulator, producing MTLDDLRVFVAVCRAGSLSAVARELGCTQSAVSQHVRRLEREVGVALVERQPRGVVPTGAGSVLRQAAEEGISGLDLALRRLAELARGDGGVVRIATGSATVRHFMASAVADFRRRYPGVSLEFRTENSSRSCFAALQEPGLDLAWVTLGEPVRGVEQRPVARLPWVLAVPADDELAGRERIEAAELAGLRLIGLPEGSTSRARLESAYTELGMVTTASETSVADWDTAVLLVELGVGHAVVPDLPGWPSPAGSGLRFVPVPELSPLTVGWAVRRWDTLSASARAFADTVARHTGGT from the coding sequence ATGACCCTCGATGATCTGCGTGTCTTCGTCGCCGTCTGCCGCGCCGGAAGCCTCAGCGCCGTGGCCCGGGAACTCGGCTGCACCCAGTCGGCCGTGAGCCAGCACGTACGGAGGCTGGAACGCGAGGTGGGCGTCGCCCTGGTGGAACGGCAGCCGCGCGGGGTGGTCCCCACCGGAGCCGGGAGCGTGCTCCGGCAGGCCGCCGAGGAAGGGATCTCAGGCCTCGACCTGGCGCTGCGCAGACTCGCGGAACTCGCCCGGGGCGACGGCGGAGTCGTACGGATCGCCACGGGCAGCGCCACCGTGCGGCACTTCATGGCCTCGGCGGTGGCCGACTTCAGGCGGCGGTACCCAGGGGTCAGCCTGGAGTTCCGGACGGAGAACTCCAGCCGGAGCTGCTTCGCCGCACTCCAGGAACCCGGCCTGGACCTCGCCTGGGTGACCCTCGGGGAGCCCGTGCGCGGGGTCGAGCAGCGGCCCGTCGCCCGCCTGCCCTGGGTGCTCGCCGTACCCGCCGACGACGAACTCGCCGGGCGGGAGCGGATCGAGGCGGCCGAACTTGCCGGGCTGCGGCTCATCGGGCTCCCCGAGGGCTCCACCTCGCGCGCCCGACTCGAGTCCGCCTATACCGAGTTGGGCATGGTGACGACCGCCTCCGAGACCAGCGTCGCCGACTGGGACACCGCCGTGCTGCTCGTCGAACTCGGCGTCGGCCACGCGGTCGTGCCCGATCTGCCCGGCTGGCCCTCCCCGGCCGGGTCAGGACTGCGCTTCGTGCCGGTGCCCGAGCTGTCGCCGCTCACCGTCGGCTGGGCGGTGCGGCGTTGGGACACCCTGTCGGCGTCGGCACGCGCCTTCGCCGACACGGTCGCCCGGCACACCGGCGGGACCTGA
- a CDS encoding hydrolase — MALTTLDPRTALVVIDLQNGILGLPGQPHSGPEVLARTVELADAFRARNLPVVLVRVSFAADGADVPPGRTEQQRGAGAFPEGWDLVVDELSGHPGDILVTKHNWGAFHGTDLDVQLRRRGVTQIVLTGVATSIGVESTARAAYEHGYHVTLVADAMTDSDPEAHRGSVERIFPRLGETGTTADVLELLAKTHAV; from the coding sequence ATGGCTCTCACCACGCTCGACCCGCGTACCGCCCTGGTCGTGATCGACCTGCAGAACGGCATCCTGGGACTGCCAGGCCAGCCCCACAGCGGCCCCGAGGTCCTGGCCCGCACCGTCGAACTCGCCGACGCCTTCCGGGCCCGGAACCTGCCGGTCGTCCTGGTCCGGGTCTCCTTCGCCGCCGACGGGGCCGACGTCCCTCCCGGCCGTACCGAGCAGCAGCGCGGCGCCGGCGCCTTCCCCGAGGGCTGGGACCTCGTCGTCGACGAACTCTCCGGGCACCCGGGCGACATCCTTGTCACCAAGCACAACTGGGGCGCCTTCCACGGCACCGACCTCGATGTCCAGCTGCGGCGGCGCGGGGTCACCCAGATCGTGCTGACCGGCGTCGCCACCAGCATCGGCGTGGAATCCACCGCACGGGCCGCGTACGAGCACGGCTACCATGTCACGCTCGTCGCCGACGCGATGACCGACTCCGACCCCGAGGCGCACCGCGGAAGCGTCGAGCGGATCTTCCCGCGCCTCGGCGAGACGGGCACCACGGCCGATGTCCTGGAACTGCTGGCCAAGACGCACGCGGTCTGA
- a CDS encoding MFS transporter, with amino-acid sequence MTSKPIRTVGGAERAAPAGRFDRRLIAPMILGSILNPINSSMIAVALVPIGVAFGAPPSETAWLVSGLYLATAVGQPVIGRLVDMYGPRRLYLIGTALVGAAGLMGALAPSLGVLIAARVLLGLGTSAAYPAAMQLTRSETERTGQDSPAGVLTALSVANQTVAAVGPALGGFLIGVGGWRAIFTVNVPLSVACLVLGAMWLPRTTTVRERRGVDLPGMLLFSATLLSLMYFLMSPRLAHWWLLPLAAVAAAGFALRELRTAVPFIDLRVLGGTVPLLVTYLRQLLGYTTLYCFMFGFAQWLEEGRGLNAAGAGLVLLPLSLSALTVSGLTGRREAVRGKLLVGGVLQVVGCGLLLLLHSDSPVWLLLAVGVVMGIPQGLIGLANQNALYRQAVPERIASAAGLLRTFSYLGALGASAADAAFFAHGADTAGLHELALFMAAGSVLLVLVILPDRSLSTLTPTLSSGKA; translated from the coding sequence GTGACATCGAAACCCATACGCACGGTGGGAGGTGCCGAGCGTGCCGCGCCTGCCGGCCGCTTCGACCGCCGGCTGATCGCCCCGATGATCCTGGGTTCCATACTGAACCCGATCAACTCCTCGATGATCGCCGTGGCGCTGGTCCCGATCGGGGTGGCCTTCGGGGCGCCGCCGTCCGAGACCGCCTGGCTGGTCTCGGGGCTCTACCTCGCCACCGCCGTGGGCCAGCCCGTCATCGGGCGCCTGGTCGACATGTACGGGCCACGGCGGCTCTATCTGATCGGTACGGCGCTGGTGGGTGCCGCCGGTCTGATGGGCGCCCTTGCCCCCTCCCTCGGGGTGCTGATCGCCGCGCGGGTGCTGCTCGGCCTCGGGACCTCGGCCGCGTATCCGGCCGCCATGCAGCTGACCCGGAGCGAGACCGAACGCACCGGGCAGGACAGCCCGGCCGGGGTGCTGACCGCGCTCTCCGTCGCCAACCAGACCGTCGCCGCCGTCGGTCCCGCGCTCGGCGGGTTCCTCATCGGGGTGGGCGGCTGGCGGGCCATCTTCACGGTCAATGTGCCGCTGTCCGTGGCCTGTCTGGTCCTCGGCGCGATGTGGCTGCCCAGGACGACGACCGTCCGGGAACGGCGCGGGGTCGACCTGCCGGGCATGCTTCTCTTCTCCGCCACGCTCCTCTCCCTCATGTACTTCCTGATGAGCCCCCGGCTCGCCCACTGGTGGCTGCTGCCGCTCGCCGCCGTGGCGGCCGCCGGGTTCGCCCTGCGGGAGCTGCGCACGGCGGTGCCCTTCATCGACCTGCGGGTGCTCGGCGGCACCGTGCCGCTGCTGGTCACCTATCTGCGCCAGCTCCTCGGCTACACCACCCTGTACTGCTTCATGTTCGGCTTCGCCCAGTGGCTGGAGGAGGGCCGCGGGCTGAACGCGGCCGGCGCGGGCCTGGTCCTGCTGCCGCTGTCGCTGAGCGCGCTCACCGTCTCCGGCCTCACCGGGCGTCGCGAGGCCGTGCGCGGCAAGCTGCTGGTGGGCGGCGTCCTCCAGGTCGTGGGCTGCGGCCTGCTGCTTCTGCTGCACTCCGACAGCCCGGTGTGGCTGCTGCTCGCCGTCGGCGTCGTGATGGGCATACCGCAGGGCCTGATCGGCCTCGCCAACCAGAACGCCCTCTACCGGCAGGCCGTACCCGAACGCATCGCCTCCGCCGCCGGGTTGCTGCGCACCTTCTCCTATCTGGGCGCGCTGGGCGCCTCCGCGGCCGACGCGGCCTTCTTCGCCCACGGCGCCGACACGGCCGGACTGCATGAGCTGGCCCTGTTCATGGCGGCGGGGTCCGTGCTGCTCGTGCTGGTCATCCTGCCGGACCGCTCCCTGTCCACCCTCACCCCCACCCTCAGCTCAGGAAAGGCCTGA
- a CDS encoding MarR family winged helix-turn-helix transcriptional regulator: MELNPDGVSDSAARAARDLRVVFSRLRRRIREVAGDDELTPSQVSALTLVSKGGAATASTLASAEGVRPQSMAATLAGLEQHGLIRRSPDPDDGRRQLVTLTEAGRERVEGDRAARHEWLARALEDRFTEDERQTVLEGLSLMERLTRS, translated from the coding sequence ATGGAGCTGAACCCCGATGGCGTGTCCGATTCCGCCGCCCGTGCCGCACGTGATCTGCGGGTGGTGTTCAGCCGGCTGCGGCGCCGCATCAGGGAGGTCGCCGGGGACGATGAACTGACCCCCTCCCAGGTGTCCGCGCTCACGTTGGTGAGCAAGGGCGGTGCCGCCACCGCCAGCACCCTGGCGTCCGCCGAGGGGGTGCGCCCGCAGTCGATGGCGGCCACCCTCGCCGGGCTCGAACAGCACGGTCTGATCCGGCGCAGCCCCGACCCCGACGACGGCCGGCGTCAACTGGTCACCCTCACGGAGGCCGGGCGGGAGAGGGTCGAGGGGGACCGGGCGGCCCGGCACGAATGGCTGGCCCGCGCCCTGGAGGACCGTTTCACCGAGGACGAACGCCAGACGGTCCTCGAGGGGCTCTCGCTGATGGAACGGCTCACCCGGTCGTGA
- a CDS encoding Imm10 family immunity protein codes for MTYRFTARAACGLDDPDEGACVMAGLAESNDEEGFSLVFMCDFDEPDSQEASLGMDTHCLVTPDQGTAYGCVREVELAGDVLRVTLDPSSLGDLGLTDPVVEILLRAPAADVARMREVLPRILTYGRPDARPRLIMR; via the coding sequence ATGACGTACAGGTTCACGGCGCGGGCTGCTTGCGGGCTCGACGATCCGGACGAAGGCGCCTGCGTGATGGCGGGACTGGCCGAGTCGAACGACGAGGAGGGGTTCTCCCTCGTGTTCATGTGCGACTTCGACGAACCCGACAGCCAGGAAGCGTCCCTCGGCATGGACACACATTGCCTCGTCACCCCCGACCAGGGCACCGCCTACGGCTGCGTACGCGAGGTGGAGCTCGCCGGTGATGTGCTGAGGGTGACGCTGGACCCTTCGTCGCTGGGCGACCTTGGGCTTACCGATCCCGTCGTCGAGATCTTGCTTCGTGCGCCGGCGGCGGACGTGGCGCGCATGCGCGAAGTGCTGCCGCGCATCCTGACGTACGGGCGCCCGGATGCCCGTCCACGGCTGATCATGCGGTAG
- a CDS encoding SDR family oxidoreductase, translating into MAGTAELRKVLITGAGSGFGHEVAMRLAEKGFEVIAAVEIYGQVQTLKRQAAERGVRLQVEKLDVTHDGDRRKALAWNVEILVNNAGVGEGGSTVDIPARNIRHEFEVNVVGPLLLTQGIAKQMVKRGAGRIVWVSSREGLNVNPFTGIYSASKHAVEAIAETMAYELQEFGIEVATINPGPFLTGFNDRMFQTWESWEDDPSERLFDYAELAFPRAQFDPEPVYATMTAVAAGEVDSYRNLEPKSMIEETKRLQQVPWERKVTDGLGTRPQALQNSYEMKPETPVAD; encoded by the coding sequence ATGGCCGGTACGGCGGAACTGAGAAAGGTGCTCATCACCGGTGCGGGGTCCGGGTTCGGGCACGAGGTCGCCATGCGGCTGGCGGAGAAGGGCTTCGAGGTCATCGCGGCGGTGGAGATCTACGGGCAGGTCCAGACGCTCAAGCGCCAAGCGGCCGAACGGGGAGTGAGACTTCAGGTAGAGAAACTGGATGTCACCCATGACGGCGATCGACGGAAGGCGCTGGCGTGGAATGTCGAGATCCTGGTGAACAACGCGGGCGTGGGCGAGGGCGGCTCCACCGTCGACATCCCCGCCCGCAACATCCGCCACGAGTTCGAGGTCAATGTCGTCGGGCCGCTTCTTCTCACTCAGGGGATCGCGAAGCAGATGGTCAAGCGGGGCGCCGGACGCATCGTCTGGGTCTCCTCCCGGGAGGGCCTGAACGTCAATCCCTTCACCGGCATCTACTCCGCCTCCAAGCACGCCGTCGAGGCCATTGCCGAGACCATGGCGTATGAGCTGCAGGAATTCGGCATCGAGGTCGCAACCATCAACCCCGGACCCTTCCTGACCGGCTTCAACGACCGCATGTTCCAGACCTGGGAGAGCTGGGAGGACGACCCGTCCGAGCGGCTCTTCGACTACGCGGAACTCGCATTCCCCCGAGCGCAGTTCGACCCTGAGCCGGTGTACGCGACCATGACCGCGGTAGCCGCCGGCGAGGTCGACAGCTATCGCAATCTGGAGCCCAAGTCGATGATCGAGGAGACCAAGCGCCTCCAGCAGGTTCCGTGGGAGCGCAAGGTCACGGACGGACTGGGGACTCGGCCCCAGGCCCTCCAGAACTCGTACGAGATGAAGCCCGAGACCCCGGTCGCCGACTGA
- a CDS encoding HAD family hydrolase translates to MTTSPASATALRAVLFDSGGVLMQPIGGRWNPRADFEETVLAHASSLTPQQFAAAIAAGDHVFSASSSTPEYDDYHRVVLCHLGVDATPELLADLRRDVPPSTFLETYPDVEETLEGLNRRGVRMAVVSDAWPNLPDLHAGLGISHFFEAYAISAVLGCNKPDPCMYHHASTALGLAPAQCLFVDDDPELVAAAIRLGYAGRALCRDSAVPGVPSITSLTQLLDLSFGC, encoded by the coding sequence ATGACGACCAGTCCAGCCTCTGCCACCGCGCTCCGTGCTGTTCTCTTCGACTCGGGCGGTGTTCTGATGCAGCCGATCGGTGGACGTTGGAACCCGCGAGCCGATTTCGAGGAGACCGTCCTCGCTCATGCCTCGTCCCTCACACCGCAGCAGTTCGCTGCGGCCATCGCTGCGGGTGATCACGTCTTCTCTGCCTCGTCATCAACACCCGAGTACGACGATTACCACCGGGTGGTGCTCTGTCATCTCGGCGTGGACGCAACCCCGGAGTTGCTGGCCGACTTGCGGCGCGACGTTCCACCGTCGACGTTTTTGGAGACTTACCCGGACGTCGAAGAGACCCTGGAAGGGCTGAACCGGCGGGGAGTGCGGATGGCCGTGGTCTCGGATGCCTGGCCCAACCTGCCCGACCTTCACGCCGGGCTCGGGATCAGCCACTTCTTCGAGGCGTACGCGATCTCAGCCGTCCTTGGCTGCAACAAGCCGGACCCATGTATGTACCATCACGCCAGCACAGCGCTGGGCCTCGCTCCTGCGCAATGTCTGTTCGTCGACGACGACCCCGAACTGGTGGCAGCGGCCATCAGGCTCGGCTATGCCGGACGCGCGCTATGCCGGGACTCGGCCGTCCCGGGCGTGCCTTCCATCACTTCCCTGACGCAATTGCTGGACCTGTCCTTCGGGTGCTGA